tataactgatgacatcagaaatcaccgtttataaggatataatttacaagctattcatagcttttgtgtatttatatacaaacacacatggGGAGCTAGGGTTCTCCAGTGACGGCTATAGTATTTATAAGCAATTGCCGCCCCCTCCTGCTAAAAACCTTTAGAGGGGCTCGGCGCACTCCGATCTTCATCCTCCCCCCACCGTGAATTGCATCCCCCTTCCTCGCCAGTAAGAGCAGCTGGGAAGGAGGGGTGTTTTCTGATTagctagagaggaagcagacaccaGAGTTCGGAACCCCTGCATctgtggggtctgtttcctctatagttacaccactactaTTATCTATAGAGAATGGCTCATCCAAGGcaaagctttatttattataatataataattattataatacacaaattttagtgagtcatgtgacagaaatgacatcagaactcacagtttataactgatgacatcagaaatcaccgtttataaggatataatttacaagatattcatagcttttgtgtatttatatacaaacacacatggGGGAGCTAGGGTTCTCCAGTGACGGCTATAGTATTTATAAGCAATTTCCGCCCCCTCAATGCAGGTGGTTTGTTTTTGGATTGCTGTGTGTTAAATGCTGTGTTTTTAACCGTGTTTCCTCTGCACAGGCTCATGGGAAGCTAATGGCTTTGGGCCGGACTACTATTATCTATAGAGAATGGCTCATCCAAGGCAAAGCCCCACTCATATACAGGGAGAGACATTCAGTCTACACAGCACCGTATTCATACAGACATGGCACCTACAAACAAAATGGATTGCAGGAAACATTTAATCATGGGCTTTACGTCCCCTTTAGCTTTCCAGGAGAATGGGAAGAACTTCTTTTCCTGCACAAGTCCTATTGTTGGTATTTATTAACCATTCAAATCCTCTAATTGACCAGCAGCACCTGGAGTGCAAACATTCCTGCACTTAGTATTCCACCTCTGGCCTAGTCAGTATCTGTAAGGAGCTTGTAGATTCCTCCACGCCCATCCCTCAATGACACAGGCGGGTTATAAAATGATCCATAACAAATAACGGACCACTATTGCacagcaacattttaaaaaagatttattgaaataaaagtgCTTCttagccaattaaaaaaaaaaataaaagttctgCAGCATTTGCCCGGAGCTCTGGGAACAAGGTTTCCACAGCAGGAGTTCTAATCAACAGAAGATACATTCAAATAAAACTAgataataaaacagatttttgctTTAATCACAATATAAATCCCAGGCTGACAGGAAACCAATTGCCAGTTTGGTGTCACAGCCAAGAGTTTAGCATGGAAAGGGTTAAAAGAGGGGGAAGGAAGGTGCGTTGCAAACTCTGCTGGGGGGCAGGAATCCTAGTCGGATCAGGCCTGAATCAGTGTAGAGTAGTGCAGAGTATGTCCAGTCCCACCTCTACAGGTGACAAAACCGTGACAAGAGACTGGAGCTAATGGATCCAGCCTGGTAAATGGCAAAATCCTTAGCAATCTACACTGGGGGTGGGGGAAGACTCAGCAGCTGAATaaaagcaagaaaagaaagggtCCAGCTGCAGGGAAAGCAACAAGCCAACTCCTATGGAGTCTGATGCAATTAAAGCCCAGTGCGTGGATTAAACCTCTCGCATCTCGGAGGGGTTACCTCGCACATTGGAAGGGTCATACAaaggtgcaaaacaaaaaaagcaggaaaatagCATTAAAAACTATTTGTCCAGAAGATGCGTCCGTAGCCCTTCCCCCATACAGGAGAGCAGGACAGCATGAGAGAGTGAGGGCCGAGGGGGCTTTCGTGGGGCACCAATTCAGTGGCATCTTGAATCTCTGTGTTCTGTCTGGGGGAGGGGGCAGTCCACGTGGCTCTCTGCACCCCCAGAAAGGCAGGAGGGACTAGCCCTTCCCATCCATGGATTCTGCATAAACGACTACTCGAGAAGGATCTGGGAGCAAAATGGAAATGAGTTAGTAACTGTGCCTGATACCCAGCCCATACACAGACACAGAGATAGAGAGCACTCACCTTTCTTGTGTATAGTCCAAGCTACATTCCactctgaaaacaaaaaaagagcaacATTAGAGGCCATTTTGCACAGTAGCACTGGAACCAACACCCTACAAATTAGGGAcacaccgaatccaagattttgCATTTATTAAGCAGGAATCAGctgaattcttgtgcctggccaaactgaatctgcatatgcaagttaggggatgggaaATCATGCGTCggtcacaaaaaaacatttttttccactctTTCCTTTCCCGACCTTATGAGACTGTTCGGCATTCAGACAATTTTTTGTGCGTTTAtctaaatctctctctctatatgtgtgtgtgtgtcacatgaaGGAGCTttcagagacagatgtgcatgttACCACTACTTGTCTGCACTTCCTGTTTGATATAAAGGCTACCTACTGTGgcacataatacttttttttttgagttattttcagattattcaccagaaatctaAATGGTTGTCAATTACTTTCCATACTTTATTTACTactattttttccaaaatataagtttaaagaagacatttaggataaatgaaaaaaaactaattttgtaggcaattatgtataatatatggagctggttttacttttgactgtaaattattaaaatagcccctttattggagctccctgaaacactacttttttaaagcacaattcttctatatctaaatgagtataattcttatttttttacataaaatgtctcatttaaagttgaatgttggtgtctctggtgtttgagtctgacagctcagtaattcaggtgcagactctgaactgttacaattttgcaacattaaattgatccatttctcagcagcatctctggagtatcagtaactattgtatcaagtctaacagctgcctgtaatgaaacccagagattctgctcagcagggacaaagataagcaaCCCCGACCCCCAGCTCTAAGGCATAGCCCTCAGTAGTTCAGGCAAAAAAAGTGCAGCCTTCACTAGGAATTAGTGTCAGGATCTACGGGAATATTTGAGTAATGTAACAAGTTAAGAATTTCCATtatctactgaaaaaaaaaaaaaaaagcagaaaagctGTATTGTTGCAGCACAGATAGTGCCATTACTCAGGAAACAATCCCCCCTTTCTCCTAAAATCAGAAGCAATTCGCCTTCACACCACTATTTTGcactacagtagaaccctcattttacgtTTTCCACAGGACCAagcaaaaatggtgtaaaatccaggaaaatgtaaaatataaaggtgggaccacaaaataatgtaaaacaagggaaaacttaaaattagggaatgtaaaattgaggttccactgtatttatTGGTTTGCCTCCACCTCCCTGCAATAGCCGACaataaccagcaggtggagcGCAGGTAGATGCTCACCTCTCATACTGTACTGGACCATGGACTCCCAGTCTCTAGGATTCTCCAGACCGGCTGCATCATCCTCAACTGTATCCACGTAGAAGCCACACAGCTTGAGACGATCCAAAACACACACTGGAGTAGCAGCCTGACCTTCCTCCTTCTCTCCTATGGGTCCATCCTTTAACCCATGACTTTCTACTGGTGCCTGCCCAGCCCCTGGCTCGTTGATAAAAGACAGTCCCCACTCATTCTGAAAAATGGCCCCCAGGTTGTCCTGGCTTACAGGGGAAGGAGGAGTTGAGGAGAGGGAGGAGCAAGAGGAGGAGTAGAGGGAAGTCTGTGCTGGGCTAGTGGGATGGCTATTGGCTACAGTGCTGCTCAGCAGGCAATTAGGGAGGCTGTTGGAGGTTCGGAGGGCACTGCTGGGCACAAGTCCTTTGCTATCCAGGTTTTCCTTCACCTTGCTGGCATAGCTGATTTTGGGCAGTGTTCGGGCACTGCTGCTATCAACTGGAAACACTGGCAGAGGTTTAAAGAGGAGCCAGCTGTCTGTTGTCTGTTCCTCCTTAGCTGGGGGTGAGGGCTGGCGGGATATCACTGGAGTCTGCACAGTCTTCTCTTTCTCTACCCCGGGCTGCTCAGGCCTCCCAGCTACACACTCTGTAGAGTTAAAGGACTCCCCATTCCTAGAGCGCTGAGTGCGACTGCCACCTCCAGGCCTGGGCACCCATTCTTTGCGCTTGCCATCTCTATACTGGCTCTCATAGTCCCAGTAGCCTTTGCGGTAGCCGGAGTAGAAGGGTCGGTAGTGATGATGGGAGGAGTAGCTGTAGGAGTGGTGATGGCTGGAAGGATAGCGTTGGTGTGGGCGCCCGGATGGGTCTCTCTCGCAGCCTCTCAGGTGACGCAGGTTGAGGGAGT
The Xenopus laevis strain J_2021 chromosome 9_10S, Xenopus_laevis_v10.1, whole genome shotgun sequence DNA segment above includes these coding regions:
- the XB5854344.S gene encoding uncharacterized protein XB5854344.S is translated as MHKEHLAQDENSNPREGPGSRKKDKLSPSEQDMNHINKSKAKSGSWEANGFGPDPEIETLAGRTEDSVPLSPSNSLNLRHLRGCERDPSGRPHQRYPSSHHHSYSYSSHHHYRPFYSGYRKGYWDYESQYRDGKRKEWVPRPGGGSRTQRSRNGESFNSTECVAGRPEQPGVEKEKTVQTPVISRQPSPPAKEEQTTDSWLLFKPLPVFPVDSSSARTLPKISYASKVKENLDSKGLVPSSALRTSNSLPNCLLSSTVANSHPTSPAQTSLYSSSCSSLSSTPPSPVSQDNLGAIFQNEWGLSFINEPGAGQAPVESHGLKDGPIGEKEEGQAATPVCVLDRLKLCGFYVDTVEDDAAGLENPRDWESMVQYSMREWNVAWTIHKKDPSRVVVYAESMDGKG